The window GACACAGATAAAGAGGGACTTTATGATTAATGAACATTGGTTAGGGACGTCATTAGcaattgaccattcacacaagtagatttattcacaccggcgccactgaagtgcgggtgttggacatcatgtatttaaaaatcgtctgctaggacatacagttgtgtgagttcactagagcttgctctttacacggtgtattcctgtttcgcctattcctgtttcgcctattcctgttccgcctattcctgtttcgcctattcctgtttcgcctattcaaatgtattgctaacctccccacacaTTATTATAGAACTGTATGTTGCCTTTTTTATTCTAAGAGTGAGAGCTTTCCTCTTCGTCAAGAAACAATAGGCTAGAACGAGTCACACGGATCCCTGTTTCATTACTATTGGGTCGAAGTCATGTTGTGCCGTCTTCGGACACATCACGACAAGCAGAGAAATCGGTGTAGCAGTATAAATGgtttattcctgtttcgcctattcctgtttcgcctattcctgtttcgcctacaaaattcctgtttcgcctattcctgtttcgcctattcctgtttcgcctactttccagtacccctacaataaatcgactctcccacggggaaccttagggatgcatgtccattttatggggaaaatgtgaggggacaatggatgatgttaacgatgtgatgacaatttgactaatcaaatgccatcaactttgttatgccatgaccgttttgaaagagtcaccttgaaagcggggacagtccgggacttatttgaccataggaccataggaccatactgacacacagtaaaaactaatagattaagtagagtaaagcagtcgtttattttatgaaaactgaattcatgagtttttgataaaaatacataatattgtacattctcataattatttgatcaaaatcagctgtaaaacccatgtcataatatacatgtaggtacagcacatataaagtcaaacaaggtggaaaatacatatcatgatattatgtcagacaaggtaactgatggcatcaacgtaactcattatgtccctctctccattgacgtattgtttcaatgcgtacatatgtggctctcctcgggtttggtcggtcagtaagggacggttcatattcctacgtctgtggggaggttagcaatacatttgaataggcgaaacaggaataggcgaaacaggaataggcggaacaggaataggcgaaacaggaataggcgaaacaggaatacacccctccgactcattatgtccctctctccattgacgtattgtttcaatgcgtacatatgtggctctcctcgggtttggtcggtcagtaagggacggttcatattcctacgtctgtggggaggttagcaatacatttgaataggcgaaacaggaataggcgaaacaggaataggcggaacaggaataggcgaaacaggaataggcgaaacaggaatacacccctCCggcgtctgtggggaggttagcaatacatttgaataggcgaaacaggaataggcgaaacaggaataggcggaacaggaatacaccgtatAAATGGGTGTAGTATTTCCCTACTTGCCGGGATTGACAGGAGAGACGATGGCACAACCAACCtccgccagctggttatctggccGTGGTCGCTGTCGGAGGCACAACTGTGAACGATTGAGATGGCGTTTTGTGGTGTCTCCTCTAAGGTTGTGACTGCCTCCATATTcattctgattgtgacagtgaaACTGACTGGGAATACGGCGGGGTTAGGACCAGCTGAACTAAGCCGCCAGGTTGCAAAGTTGTCCTGGGCGTGAATGGGAACGAATATGGTCCCACAGACAACACGATCAGTGCCCTTTGCCTCtctggtggagcttctgtctcgACGCTCATTGTGCTCTCCAAAAGACGAGTGGCTCCATCGTCCAGTCATACAACAACCTCTTCGTATCCTAATTTGTGTCCGGACACAGTCGAGACAAGTGATACCTACCGTCTGTCGGCAGAACGCGCTCCAGGTTGTAGTGAACGTTCGGCATTGAAGACTACAGGACAGGGGTGGAACAACCAATCTCTCCAGCAGCTTGTTATTAACTGATCATGGTTTGACGACGCTCCCGATTGTTGGAGACGACCAAAGCATATCAAGTTAACATTAGTCATTGGAGACAACAGGAGAgacgatggaacaaccaacctctacATCAACATCGGTCAGATAGGAATTTGTTATGCCGTCTTCGGGCACATCACGGCAAGCAGAGAAATGGGTGTAGCAGTAAAGGGCATTTCCCTTCTTGCCGGGATGAGCGCGAAGACGACACCACATCACCCATCACACTGTGAATAAAGCCGAAGTTGGTGATTCTAGGATCATATCATTAATTGCCTCGGAGACTAATCGAACTTGTGACAATCGGGCATTCCTCAACAGGGGACAGACTGACAAATCTATAACCACATGACCAAATGACATTGTCACTTCGAAGAAGTATTTTTCGAGTTTATAGAAGATAATGTCACAACCGCTGTACGACACTGCTGAGACATTGGACGGCGAAAATAATCAACAGTAGCATAATGTTCATTTGATATGTTTATTCTATCAGTTCAGCTATATTACAAGGCTATTGACTCAAGATTTATAAAACAGCATGGTGTATAAAACGGCGTTGATAACTGCAATAATGAGGTTTTTGTCTGATTTTAACCGTCTAGAGTTTAGCGATTTAGAAAAAGTGAATATTCACATAGGAACAACAAGTAATCATGATGAATTTTTCTCTCTTTCCATTTCTGTGTTTATTTGAAACTCAATTTGAGGAAAACGATATAACTTGCACGAGGCCTGCCAAAGCTACACCCCgcacgcagtggaccggcctcgttcctcacccttaAACGAGATTCAATTAGGATGgtgcaatggactgcccagaGAGTCTAGCCAAAGTAAAGAATGATGCTTTATTGTAACCAGCGGAACATACATTCGGCAGTAACACTGAAGTTTAAGGATAGCTTCGTTCGTACgaaagccggtgtaacatctgtggttgttccccatgtttctgtgtttccaaacaataggcagctagagagaccatgacttttcaataggggggatacacagaaaaactcgtcaatctatttttgagcgttcccaaacaatgaggggaaacactcaaaaacagaaacactcaaaaacattacaccgggtgtGTAAAATTGACGCTGTGCGGACAAGGAATGATTCGACCTTTGGCCGGACTAATATAAGATTCACAGTGACACATGAGCATGTTTGTAAACGAACTCCAAGGTTTTAAAACATCATGTGTCAACCTGATAGTGAAAACCGAAGGCGTAAATCGTATCTAGCCCGAAAATGGCTTGTTCGCTATACTCATGTCACGAAAGACGAGTAAAAAGTAACAcattacatgtgaaaacgtaaacACTATATTAATCCGGCCTAGTTACATCAGAGTTGCAGACATCGCCGGGAAACGATTACTGATGTGCAGTTTGATCGTACCAGTTCTGATTTGATGATGTTCCCGTCCccagaaaatatgtttttacaTCAGTGTACAACCTTTGCAGAAGGGCAGAAGTTTGTCGAAAGTCCATGCAGTGAGGTCTACTGTCGTCTGTTAttgcgactggcgatgaaagacgccAAAGCCTTGACGTCCTTTTCATTCAGTCCCATACTGCGCCTGTCGGGGATTCCTAGTGCGTCCCAGCTCCTCCTGTCGGGGATGCCGAGTGCGTCCCAGCTGCGCTTGTCTGGGATCCCGAGAGCGTCCCAGCTTCGCTTCTGAGAACCGTCAGTAATGAAGATTCCTTCGTATTGCCTTTTTTTGTGTGGGTCGGGCACTTCGTTCCATGCGCCTGCCTGGAATGCCCGTTTGTTGCGCGATATGTCTGTGTCTTCTACCTCTTCGTCAACTGAATCTCTTGACATGGGCGCTGAAAGACAAAACATTGCTGAGGATTTGTCGTCTCGCTGAAAGACTTAACAATGTCTGTTTGTGCACTCATTTGTCTGCTATAAAGATCGTTGATCTCGCGACAATTATCTGCTCGTCGCTTGTGCACCAACCGGATTATTATAAATCTCCTTTACTAGTGACTGTGCAATCTGATATTTGTAACACTATGCAATTCTCATAACAGACGAAAGGCTGTTTTTAAGCTGGCAACCTGGTACCAACTGACTCTGCCAAGAGACAGGAACAAAGCATCGACAACTCCACCACAAACTGTTTTTACGAGAACGGACACCGCGGTCAAGGGTCGTCTAACCTTTTCACCTTAGAGAAGGGGAGGGGGTTACTCATAAATTCAGTATCAAGACGGGGGTATACCTGCCATTTTTACCGCACCGTATCGCTGCTTTGCTTCATCGCTGTCGCTGCCCTTGACATTatagctgctgctgctgccgctGCCGCATGCCTGAATTGCTTGAACTCGCCGCTGCGCTATAGGACCCCTGCTGCACATTGTACTTGCAATGCCCTGGTGTTTTCGGTACCTCTTCATAAGCATAGGAGAGGCTCTTCTCTCTCGGTTATCAGGATAATATAGATTTGCGTTTGAGCGTCTACACTGCTTCTACACTGCTTTGGGAGTGTAAGTCAAGGGAATATCGAAAGAATTAAGCTGTTCAAACAGCTTCAGGCTTTACATGATCATGATTCTGCATGTTACCATAAAAGGGATTAAATTTAGGTAtaacagttttattgaaaagcGCCATATTTTACCCAACAAACCATTTCTCGAAGCGAGATACCGATGCAGGTGATAATTAGAGCTAATTTAATCCGGAGAAAGTTTGGCGTATACCTATAAGAGACCATCGTGAAGAAGATTTTAACTTGTTCAGCGAATTGCCTGAAAAGTTTTCAGCTTGTGTGATTTTCAAAGCTTAGTGTAACACTCTCGTTTCGTTCTGCATTGCACAATTTTGATATGGAATCATGGGGTGTACGAGTCCAAAGTTTTAACAAGTGATCTTTCGTGCTGGTTCAAAAGAGTCTGGTTCCGCAAAATGTACGACTGCGTGCTGTAACCCCCGATTTGAAACTTGACGCAAAAAGAGCAATGCCTTTATAGTCGTCGGATGATATGTcatgatgttatttggacatgcTTTCGTCGTCGTATTAAGAACATTAGGCATGTTTAGCAACCCATATATAggaacgacgaagtacaaaaATGTCAAGAAGTCCTGGGCTGATTCCTTTACACggcactcgtaaatcatcttctgttCATAGTTGTACAGTATAAGGGAAAGTGGATAAATGATATATAAAATCGTCGATAAAGAATGACATTTTGATACTTCGCACTTCTTCCTTCATAAGAGTCGCGAAATCTgcctatttaaaaaaaaattaaatcataAAATGTTGCCATGCAGTTGTCATTGAcatttttcatggttttcaaaGAGATGTCCGATGAGAAAGTAACTTATACTCTTCTGTTTGGCGTAAATTGTTATGGTTTTCGGCGGGTTATGGTAGAGACTGTTGGCCTTTTTCAGATGCCTGTCAATTCAATGGAAGTTCCTGAAAAGTTAGTGATGTCAAAGGGAGTAGGTATCATGCTGTTCTAAGTAATACAACGCCATATCAGAGCGGCCGCGCGAACACGGCGGAAGCGCCACCTATTGAGAAAGTTGTAAATAGTTTCACTGAGTTTAGTTATCTCATCTTGCACATTTCGCAACAGTTGAAGATTTCTGTATGTATGCAGCATTTGCAAGCAACGCTCTGTGTTTGTGTCCGGACTACTTCTTCTCTGATTTTGTTCGCGCTTTCCTCGTCCTCGACTTCGCCTAATTCGCTTCGCTTGGCTTTTTTGCAGCAGCCGGATTCAGCCATTTTGCAACAAAGGTTCTGGCCGAGGCCTTCCCATGCTCGCTTCCAAAAGGTGTGGCTGCTGGGACCTAATGGGGAACGCTTGGACAGTTTGTTGTGTAAGACGCGCGCTGCATCATTATTCATGGACAGATCTGCAATTGAAAATAAGATTATTTGAGAAGATAGAGAACGTGAAGTGTATCGCGCCTGGGATGTCGAAAatacatctttaaaaaaaatattgtgacACTTCTCACTTTGATCTGCGTACCCCATATTGCTTGGATATTATGTTACATTCATGCCTCCCGGGATTACCGCCAAAGCCGTACGAGAAAATGTGCTCTACCAAGGGAGTCATCTACTAAACAGAAGAGGAAATATGATGTAGTCTATATAGTTCCTTTTGTAGATGGCTACTTGTGGCCACTTACCTGCATTTACATGTGATAAACACAACAGAAACAGTTCCAGCAGGAGCACACTTAGTAACGTTCTGAAACGAGAAAGAAGAAACAGCTTTGTAAAAGTGGAGGTTATGGGAAGACATCAGGCCATGTGACAACTGAGCTACCAGTGGTATGTGCTGCGTCCGTAGCCTCCACTCACGGTGTGCGGGGTCGACGATAAGGAGTCCAAAGCGGCATGCATGTGGTAGCAGGTACCGTTTTccgacaaacaaacaaaaaaccgCCTGTATGACATGATATCCCTGTCGATTTGTGTATGGACGACTCACGAATTCCTATACACGTGTGGTATCTGTTTTCCTTCCCCACATTGTTTTGGAATCCTGAAAGATAGCcaatttttctgtgtttctcccTATTAAAGCTATAAGCGGGCACTGGCAAAACTGTATACTCTATCCGCTGAGGTCAGATTCGCATTGATATATTTCGCCAATTTTCTAAAATCTCATGGCAGGTATAAATTTCTGGGTATATAATAAAGCTGTCTCTCTTTCAATAGCGATGGCTGGTAATCACCCCTCTGAAAACTTAGTCGCCCCAAACGATAGCAAAAAGGGCGATTGTGGATTTTCTGGGCACCGAACACTCTGCATCACCTGAAAATATTGATATGATTTTTCTGTTTACAAAGCTTTTGCACAACACGAACACAATCTACAATATTGATAATTACAGAATGGTGCACTACATGATATTCGCAAACAATCAGTAAAGATATTAAACTTCTGTGGCGAGTATATAGACAGTAGTTCTGCGGATGTCTTTTTCCGATTTTCCGGAGACATGGTTGTTATTTTGAGAACAGAAACTTTACAAAGTTACGTGGAGGGAATATGAGAGGGCGATTCAGATGTCACGTCCCCGCTGCTACGCGCAACAATCACGAACGCTCTGCAACAATAGGTACCTCTATTATTATTGTAAGATTGTGGTTAAGCGTCTATTGTTCTTGGTAAGCAAATGCCTTAGAGAGAAATCAGTCCTCGGGTGACAATGAAGTTCTTACCGATGGCATAATGGGGGCCAATCTGTGAAACCATAAACCGAGGGTGTGGTAACAACGCAGCCAGGACTCACACGATACTTCTCAAATCCCGCGAGGCTGGCCAACTTCCGAGAGAATTCCTTGCTTTGGTGGCTTTGCGTTTGAGGGTGAACAAACGGCTGAACGATATCCACCAGAGCTATaggatattgattttgatataaagTTTTCTCGAGGTATATATTTGCTTTTACATCGTTTCTGGAACAATAACCAAACTGGGACTAGACGAACTGTAAAGGTCTGAGGTAAAATAACATTTCACCCAAATCAGATTACGTTGATTCCACACACCAATTCAATGTCGACATTGATGGGAGATTGTGAATCAAAAGTCTATTCGGTTTGATTTTATCCAGGTGATATCGGTGGCCATAGCGACCCAACTGCTAAGCGCAAATGTTGTTTCACAGATTCGATGATTACATTACACATAACAATGTgttcaaattaacttttttgggGGCGTGGGAGAGAGAAAAAGATGAATATGGTAGAGGAGCTAATTCATGAATATTCTGTTTAGAAAATTAAATGAAAGGGACAGAGTATCTTTCTTTACTTCCAAACACCTATCAAGAATGCCAGGCGCCCCATGCGAGAAGGCAGTGCGGTTAACAAATTGgtcgcatcggaaagaggtttcCAGTGGGCCTCGAAATtgcgaccttccgttcacgaggcggacgccCTAACCATAGGTCATCGGGATCGCTGTGTGATGGTACTTTATTTGTGCTTCCATGCCCCGGGTTCCAAATGCAGGTCATGCCAGTCGTTCGCAGTGTCACTTTCTGGACCGGCATGCCATGCAGGTCTATTCATCTGTAACCTCTAATGCCAGACCCCCATGCCCCCGCCACATGTCCTCATTCGCGGAACTGAAGCAGCATGGTCATTTCCATcgtgaggaaatcaggggttgatgTTCGCTTCTCAGGCCCTACtaaacgctctgattgggcgcaatCACCTCTGCGCTggcacttcaccaaatgaggtcGAATGTCacacattaacccctgatttcctcaggatgggtcATTTAAAACAGAGTGGTACCAAGTGCTTTTATTGTACTGGCAAGCTTTATTGCCACATAATAGTTAATAATTCATCTAGTGCTGAGTAGTGAATTTTATAGCGCTCATCTGAAGGTTTGGGAGCTACATTCTCCAATTGGCACCAAAGTCATGATAAAGCATTCCTGTTAAGTGGGTTTGAAGATGAACCCTATACTGCATGCGTATCACATCAGACTCAAAGAAAATAGTACATAACTTCGAATGCTTTCAAAAATAGATCCCACGAAAATTACAGAAAAGTAAAACGCAAATTAAGCTAATACTCCACGACAGTTAATGACGGCTGATAATACCTTTCGTTCCTTTGATATATTGAATTCGGTGATTACGAAGGAAACTCGAAAGCAAATGTTCACTTTTGTTTTAACTTCTTAGCATCTGGTAATATTCTATGATATTAGTCCAACGAATCTACCCAAAGCAAAGAGTCGGCATTTATCGTTGATGTTACATTCGTGTGTTGTGTGACCAAAATATCGCCCTTTGATCCCAAAAACCTGGTTCATTCCAAACTATCATTTCGAATTACTCTTTCAAGGTGTTCGAAATTGCATTTGATTTGGTTTAAATTCCAAGTCGACCCGAGAGCCATGGTAAACGTTCTTAAGCCCTGCCTTCTTAATGGGGAacataattcattttgataaggATATTTTCCTTCAAACAGCATTTCAGAAGTCTTCAAAGCTTTGTACAATTTGTGGACTGTTACTTTTATACGAATCTATAGCGCTACGGTAAAAAGAACATAGGCCTATTCTGCAGATTTTATACCATGCTGATGAAGAATATATaatgtttttcattaaaaatgttgTTCTTGTCATACATTTTTTCCAATTACCGAATTACACTGCACCATTTAAAATTTCCGTAAAGGAATGTTatcatcttgaagaaaacccctgaacccgaactttacaaactgaaGTATACAGTGACTGGTTTCAGACTCTAATGGAGATCTAACCAAAACTGAAGGTAACTATTGGCCTATCTAAAATTTgcaagacatgtccaaaaccacctcgcACACTTGGGAAAATCACTATTAGTGATCAGCATTCTGTTGATACATGAGAAGGCGCATGGAGGCGAAGgacacattatcctcctggctacCTAAAAATCCCATACCCAATTCTCTCTTTAAATAACAgtgagctatataaatacgatgtAGCCTACGCATACTTGACTCCAAGCGAATCGACTCGAACTGCATGTCGTATAACAGATTCTGAGATCTTAGTATAGGGCCTATCCAACTTCAAGCCAAATAtcctgatacatgtatatcattctcAAAACTCGATAAAAAGTCTCAAGTTTgacccggaggaaacctagtGTACGCTGTCAGAGAGATGTGGGCCAACCAGCAACCTCACCCACATGACGAGGTGACAGTCACTGATGTTAATTTCGAACATTGGTCTCGCCACAGCGACACTCGGACAGTCGTAAACAATAGTGAAATAATAATTGGTCAATATATCATAGAAAAGCGGCGATTTGTGTCAATACACTTAAAACATCGGTATATGCCGGAAAAGCGCAGTGAATAATCATAAGTTGACATCAACAAATCCTTCTATATTTAATTGAATTGTGTTAAACGCCCTTAATTAGTtcaatattgacaaaataaccGAATTAAGGCGTGACCGACAATGCAAGAAAGGTGTATGAATACTAATACTGGTTCAAATGAAATGTTCAGGCATTGACTGTAAGGATTTTAGAAACAAGAATCCAAACAAAACAACGATATACATCATAGATTATAATATAATTAATTCTGTGCTGCGGAAATATCCATGTCTAGCAATTCAGTCGGATGCCGCGTCGTGACGGTGCATTGTTAGTCTTACAAACGGCTACCGCCTGGTTGAAGACTTAATTATTGCTTGGAGATTATACCATCCCCACTAGTTTTTAAAAGGATCAAAAATATTTCTAAAGGCCTACATGCACGCAGTTCgtaaaaaatatgaaatgtgtGATAGAATTAGAAAATATCCAATTCCGTGCATGTGAAAATACTAAAATGTTTTTGGTGTGGAATGCTTTCAGCAGTGatttgtatttcatttcatcatcccCGACAGTGAGCCTCCATTCGGCGCGGGAATCTTCGCCAACagtaacatgtacatgttaatGCGTTTTGGCAAACCTCTTGGTTAATTTATCTATTATTTGcgaccatgtacatgtaggccgcAAGTTATCTAAAAGATTAATTTGAAATCGATTCTTTTCGTTGTCCAATACCTATCAAACAACTCTCTCCGAATTTAAAACTTTATCGGCTTGGATTTAACATGTTTTGGTGTGCGCCTAAGGTCGTGTACATGCAACGCTCGAGACGAAGTCAGCTTCCCAGTTAAAGAAAGGATTTAATGAAACTAGGCTTACATTTCATAGGTCTAGGTACATGTATTCGATTTCTCCCAAAACAGAAAAGAAAGACTAAGTTCTAGAATAACTGAAAGTGTTTTATCACTAAATTTTTTCCCAATTTTTTTAATGGTTGGCCAACAATGCCGATCCCTGACCCATTTGCACACATAGCCAGGATTATGCATGTTAAAATCGATGATATACATGATGTCGTCAGCACGATATTTTCCGCGAACTGTCTGTGTCTTTCTGCATTATCATATGGTGTATCTTGGAAACGCAACAAACTTCGTACCTTGACATTTCCAATCAGACTTAACGACATACGATTAGCCCAGTGTCACGATTAGCCCACTGTCATTCTATTGTCACTGATTAGCCATCCTGGCTAGCCATTCTAGGAGGTGAGTTATCAAATGTATACTCAGCTAGCGTCTGTTAGTTCTGCAGCGTATTATTTCTAGAGGACTTTGGTACATTGGTCCCGCCTTTGAAAGTGGAAGATCACGCGAGAGTGGAAAATGAGATGGGGGTTCTTCGACTGGCCTATGCCACCGAGGATATACAAGCACGTGACTGACGCACGGTACACGATTGACGGTAATTTCTGTTTGAAAAAGCGACTGATTACAGCAGTCGTTGCTGGCAATCAAATGCCTGTGGCCTTGGAAAAAGAATACCGTTGCTCAATCGAACCAACTTTTGTCAGGCGCATAAAAACAGGCGGGGACAATTCCCTTTTGTCAACCAAGAGATACATGATTTAAAAAGCACTGGGCAgaccctacgaacgacgaacgaCGAGCGTCTGTCGTGTCGTAAAATCCTAGCATATTCTATACACTTAATCCTACGAGGAATCAGAGATCCGTGAAAGAAATTCATCGAAACGGtatatttacatacatgtacgctcAGTTTAGCATTCCAGGTAAAATATGAGAGGTGGCCGAAAAATTATGGAAATCAATCCCCCAATTtgtaaatcaaatcaaaattgaccCGGCCACGAACGAAAATGCTTTGCGCTCCCGACTGAACCTACATGTTAGTGAATATGCTTTGTGTTAAAGATACAAAAAGGGCATCCCGTTGGTAATGTAATCATAAGGTATTTCTGAAAATAAGATCTTTACGCATAGATACGACGTAACAAAGGCCACAACCGTCAACGATTAAGCTTTTAAATGAGGACCTGGCGAACGAATTGGGCTGAACTCCGTCAGCTCAAGAAGGGATAATCAGAATGAGGGTTTTTTGTCGTCGGTTGCAAGACTGTTTTAGGTGGGTGGGTTGTGAATAGGGATTGAAGAGAGTTAAACTCATATCGGGGAATGAAAGCAGTGGAATATGAAGataaatctacatgtaattggAAATGTGAGTTGTCGTCAAATGGCAAAATATTTACAGTTCAAATGTCAGGCTACAGCTGGTCGGTTTTGGCGAGGATTTTTTAACTTATAATGTTTTGGAGTTATTCACACATTCAGTGCACATGTTCAGACGACAAAAACCGCGTGTCCTAACAATAAAAGGATTGATCTCAATTACTATGGTCACATTTCAATTTAGTTGAATTCAAGCACATTTTAAAACGTAATAAAGTGGTTTTAATCTGCTAAAATTTTAAAGGTAAAAAGTGGTGTAACTTTCAAAAGAAGTTTAGAAAAGTAGATTAAAACAGTGTTCCTACCTGTTGGTGTTGTTTGCCATGACTGTGTCTTGTCGGTATGTGCGCCTCCAAAGTTCCTAGCTCTGCCTCTCCCCTGATCAGCAATGACTTTTAACCACTGGCGCGCTTGGTTACAGGTACGTCATGACAACTCACCTGCTACGGCCGCGAAGGGATACGAGCTATTGATTGGCTGATGGAAGATGCGTAGGTTAAAAGGAGGGCGAGGTTGGCATAATTTGATTGGCAGGATGAGGCGGTATCggtgctttggagaatggtcaTTAGCATGTACTATACTTCAAGGTAAGAGAAGTGAATTATGATATCATTTGGCGACCGAGGTTCGTTCTATATTTGTACTTGCGTCGGAATTCAGAATTACAAATGAGATGGACCATGAACCCGTACGGATTATCTTTCAGCCTTTGATTTGATATGCATCGACTTATTGTCAAGACGAGACACCATAAGTAAGGTAAAGATGATAATAGCGCTTACAGTGTAGGAAACGGCTGGCGGAATGCCTACACAGGCTATATTGTACCGGGCAATAATAATTATCATATCGTTTTGTGGAAGAATTTCGGATGAAATCTAACGGTTCCATGTAGGACAAGGCGCCTAAGGCTCAGGTTGCGATCTTACCCtatatatctacatgtatatatatttgttaCCCATTACATCAAACTGGGTCAGTACCGAGTCCTCATCAGGCGCGTGTGGAATTGTCCACTCAACGCTTAGGATGTAAGCGTTACCTAGCCACTATTCGCACCGTTGATTCTCTCATGGAATCGGAGATAAACTGCTACTGTACAGACACAGTTCATCTCTTAAAGCAGATATGTACACTCCTGACacagtggactggcctcgttCCTCACTCTAACCAAATGAGGATGACGTGATGGGCCCATCTCCCAGGGATTGGCAC is drawn from Lineus longissimus chromosome 1, tnLinLong1.2, whole genome shotgun sequence and contains these coding sequences:
- the LOC135485019 gene encoding uncharacterized protein LOC135485019; this translates as MANNTNRTLLSVLLLELFLLCLSHVNAAPMSRDSVDEEVEDTDISRNKRAFQAGAWNEVPDPHKKRQYEGIFITDGSQKRSWDALGIPDKRSWDALGIPDRRSWDALGIPDRRSMGLNEKDVKALASFIASRNNRRQ